A genomic window from Laspinema palackyanum D2c includes:
- a CDS encoding DUF3318 domain-containing protein translates to MDPSPEIFRLLDLMPASGRMLCKIVNKPQQSTAIESSFPLPWARERPIYINFDLWRKLSRPQRDLLLLRTVSWLLGVKWFKPDLYQGVVIAGLLGTLVELVEGDAVGVVTAGGLTALAGAQIWRSTHRSDREIEADQAAIQIALRRGYNEPEAARHLLSAIETVATLEGRPGLDFMELIRIQNLRAIAGLSTVGIPEEGIRE, encoded by the coding sequence ATGGATCCATCACCCGAAATTTTCCGATTATTGGACTTGATGCCTGCATCGGGTCGGATGCTGTGCAAAATTGTCAATAAACCGCAACAATCCACGGCGATCGAGAGTTCCTTTCCCCTGCCTTGGGCCAGGGAACGACCGATTTATATTAACTTTGACCTCTGGCGTAAATTATCCAGACCCCAAAGAGATTTGTTACTTCTGAGAACCGTGAGCTGGTTATTGGGGGTGAAATGGTTTAAACCGGACTTATATCAAGGGGTGGTGATTGCTGGATTGTTAGGCACTCTGGTTGAACTCGTGGAAGGAGATGCCGTAGGAGTGGTTACTGCTGGAGGGTTAACGGCCCTGGCAGGCGCTCAAATTTGGCGAAGCACCCACCGCAGCGATCGCGAAATAGAGGCGGATCAAGCGGCGATTCAAATTGCCCTGAGAAGAGGCTATAACGAACCGGAAGCGGCTAGACATTTGTTGAGTGCGATCGAAACTGTTGCCACCCTCGAAGGAAGACCCGGGTTAGATTTTATGGAACTGATTCGCATCCAAAACTTACGGGCGATCGCCGGACTTTCCACCGTCGGCATTCCTGAAGAG